One Mycteria americana isolate JAX WOST 10 ecotype Jacksonville Zoo and Gardens chromosome 7, USCA_MyAme_1.0, whole genome shotgun sequence genomic window, AAAATCAGATGATGCAAATTTTATCAGTGTTAACtaacagggaaaaaggaagacaaactcAGTGTGGTTAATGTTCTAAAGATGTGACTTAATTTCATAGGCTTCATTTTGGTAAGACAttctcattttatatttcataagATACTGCACaacctgttaaaatatttaaagataaatcatGTAGGGCTGAAAAGATAGTATCTTGTTGCAAACAGAATTTGGTTTGGAAAGGCTTAATGTCCCACTGCCTGCCAGGATGCGTAAATCTCGTAACTAGGCAGCTGGATAGGTAAAAACATCAAACCCATTTAGAGGGCAATCTTTTTACAAAATTGTTTCATTAATAAGAGTGACAATTTATATGATTGAGATGTTCAGATGCAGTATAGACAGAGCATTTTATCCAGGTTCACAAGGATGATTTCAGATTAGTaatatttcctttgatttttttaacagcattcaTTTTTGAAAGTGAGGGAAGCTCTTACTGAATGATTGTTTGTACGACTTTTCAGCAGCACTAAATGCAGAGGGTGTATTTCAGCCTCAGTGTAGCAAATGCATGTGATAAAAGCTGAACAAGTACATGTTTTTCCGTACAGATCTCctaaaaaagtgatttttcacaTGAGGACAAATCTAAGTGTTTCCAGTAGCCTTCTATCCACACCTACCGTCCCCATTAGAGCCTGGTTTATTGTCTGAAATGCCTCTGGTTTCAAGAAAGTGTTTTACCTAAAGCAAGAATACTACTTAAATATGTTCTATTGTATATTCATAGCTCCATTAGTCCTCCTCCAATTTAGCACATCAAAGCAAAGGCTTCATCACTTGCATGTGGATTATGCTAACATGAGTGACATTTGTAATCTTATAGGTCTGCAActtaagaaatgcttttaaagtaaGCTATTAAATAGGTAGCTGTGCTTTACAAATGAGTCATATAATAGTTTATTTAAAGCCGTTAATGAACTTCAACCTCTACATCACTAAATGCTATACTACATTACTTACTAGAAGTTATTAGCTATCTTCTTAGCACTTCTAGGTTATATTGGACAACCAAAAATCTGTACATGTTCGGTTTAAACACTGTACCTTGAGTGCTTAtactgaaagaatataaaaagatGTCTACAGTTTCACTAATACTTGAATTCTATATTCATGACTTCAAGTGTCTTTTCAAAGATATTGAAGCAGCACAATTTGCAGGACTCTACCTAAAGACTTTAATGCCAGATCAAAAAGCttagaaacttattttttaaatatgtaagtgcatttaattaaaaagtcataCATAGCTTCagtcattttattgctttatatGTTATGCAAGTATTCTTTTGTCTTTACTGTCTGATACTGTACATGAcgacattttcttttctctgcgaCAGTACTATTTTTCCTCAAGCACTGAAgtgttaaaagaagaaattcagcagACCTCCAATATACTAGAGGTCAAGAAgtagaatttgaaaaaaataatctgctgttgGTTGTTTAGACAGACAAATCTATAAATCAGCTTTTTGTGTATCGGCATCATAACAAAAATAAGTCAAGCTCACTCCGTAACCAAGCACGCTGAACAATGAACACCTTctcaaaaacaattaaaaaagaaaacataatcatGATGTATTTCAAATGTATTACTTTTCTAGGAAAAGTAGAGTAGTtgttaatattgattttttattaATTGCGGCAGAGGCACATTCTAGGTGCTTGCAATTTCCTGACTGAAGGCATACAATGCACAGCCATAGATTCATGTTAGTATTCTTGCTACAAACATGAAAAGTCAGAgttttttctcaaaattattctCCGCAGCTCTACCACCGAGCAGCGGATGGGAAAAACCCACTAAATGAAGTTGCTCCCTTTCTAAGCTTAGAGGAGGCTTTGTTGctttggctgggggggggggggggggggacggggggacacggaCGTGTTTTACATTTGTTTGCTTGCGGAGAACAGATCATATTTGAGATCAGTTAGTTCTCGGAAATAGCCCGGGAAAcgtgtttttctttcctcaagatTATCAGTGGTGAAAAGTTAGTCTCTTACCACAGCAAACACAACTTTATGTTGTTCAGATCAGAATAGCTATTGTATTCCTTTTTACGAATACTCAATTCTAGTGCTCAGCATGAGGTACagaccttttgttggtttttattttattattctttgacCTCTTATGGTATATACATACACTCTCATGCTTGCACACTCACAGACACATGCGCACCCTTAACACAGATGATTCTGCAGAAAGGAACTGGATAGAAAGAGACCACAATACCTATATGCATACCGTAATTCACTGCAATATGAATTATAATATACTTGCTGCTACCAGAATTAAGAATCTCAATGAAAAATAACGACCATTTTGAAGTGGTGCTCTGTATCCTTGCCAAAAGTAACACAGTTAAGTAGTTTAACAGATTCTTTACTGgcataagacaaaaaaaaagtccaaaccaAAAAGCTACTTTTAAAGGTAATTGACAATTAACATAATGGCTATGCAAGATATAGTTTCAGAATAATCTTTTGAatgtagttttttaaaaaaataaaaaaagcacaaagcttCTAAAACCCATACTCAATTCAGtgttgtttgttttacttttttattatttaaatacacCATACTAGAGCAAATGTCTCTGAAAATATCacaaataaaagatttttcttcattcagcaAATTAGAAGTAGGTGAAAATTTCTACACAGTAGCTGCTATgagcctgaatttttttttctttttcttttttttttttttgccatgggAAGTAGCAACATTAGGACAAAAACActtacatgcatacatacattgTATTTTACAGAGATACAATAAAAGTGTTTGTGATAGAATATCACAAAAGCCACATCTTTATCTCATGTTCAGTTTGATTGAAACACATTTCCTTACAACACTTAAATATACAAAGAGCAAATAGAATGTTGTTAAGGTAAAACACAGGGTACAaactggccagtgccctgctaATTGTTAATGAGGGTAGAAAGCAGATTTCAATGCTTCTTTTAATTAGCTTCATTAGTCAtcttccccacccaccccccccaagatgTCCTCCGGTggatcttttttcattttctctacagtCTCCCATTAGCCCAGGTTCATGGAGTCCTTAATGTTCATATTCAGTCATTTTAATACACCAATAAATGTGGGAAGGGCAATCAAGAATAAAGAAGGTGCAATGGTATGGAGCTGGCATTGATGCTAGCTACAAAGGTGACTTGTCTACTTGGAGACATGGGATCCATCTGTGATGAACAAAATTTGAGATGAAGGCACGCATTCTGCATTACTCTGACCTTTTAGCAGacctgtaagaaataaaaatgggtaTCTTAGCTAGAATACTAAATTTGAGATAGGAAACTACAACATGactgcttttgtcttttccttattCACTAAtctcttttttattaaattactttccAACTGTGACTTGATTAAGGCTTTCTACACTATCCATTCATACTGCTAACGTTTCAACTTCAAACAGCAAAGAGCAAACATTTTCCGCAGTTCCACTACTAAAAAGagcaggcgggggggggaggggggggagggtgaaGAGACGTCAACAATAAATAAGTGTACTTTCTGGTAACAAATTGTACAGTGAATAAGGTGGCTTTTCTGGGCCccttttaaaagggaagaaacatTATGCCATGCCTTTGAAGAAGCTAGTAATATGATCTTATAATCGGAAGAAATAGTGTGTAAAGCAAATAAGAAGTACAGCCAATATCCTCCCAAGGCAACTTTGGTTAGTATGCTGCATTGCACAAGAGCTAAATATAGATATTTCAggatttttcccccccatttAAAATTCCTCATCTGGTGTGTTAGTTAATGttacataaacattttaatatatgaaGTCAAACATGTGCTTTCACACTGGTGTTAATGAATTGTGATAATTAAAAGTGTCTAACTCAATAAAAATCTAAACTTTCATGGATAAAATAGAAATGATCATCCATAGTCTTCAAATACAATCTGTTTGCAATTAccaaaatgaaataatatatattagatttttatggtttttaaatgacattttgcGCTTCCCAGGAAGTtcttttttcaccctttctctAAGTTACTAAAAGCCTGAGGTCTATTAGTAACTGCAACCCCCCACTTTCAAGCTAATTAAAGTAGTAGAGGCTTGGAGGTTTAATTCCCCAGAGCTGAAGCTCAGTGTGAGAAAGGTAATTTGTCTGTCCAGAACAAAGATTAGGGAGCAGCCAGCAAGCATATTTAATAAATGAGCATCAAATATCTTCTACTATGGACACAGACAACACCAATTATGTAACTACAAGGGAATTGTTGAGTGATATGTAAACTAGAAGATTTTTAAGATCCTCTCTGAGATGTAATCTAACTCATACTTTAGTTAAAAGTATAGAAGCTGAAGACAAGTGTTTGCTATGAACATTGCCAACCGGTGGAAAATTTACACTTTTAGTAGGTGGTAATACTATTGCAAACAAGGAATACTACAGGAACGCTACTACCACCAAAAAAGCATAGAGAATTCTTGACCATACAGCCCCTTCAAATGAAACAGCACACAGGACATCACAAAGTAAGAGTTTGCGTTCTGCAGGCAAGCAGTACCGAGTTTAGAGAAAAcgggttttttttcaaactgcagaGCAAGTGATGGGAAGTTATAATTTACATGTGTGAATTGCCTCAGGGAGCCAAAAGGCAGGAATAGCCAACATCACTGCATTTGCCTCCTCAAAAAGAAAAGCGAGTTTTTAAACAAAGTTAGGTCACGCAACCCTTTCTGCCTGCACCCATCACCAATAGGTATTAACCTGCAAACTATATTAAGACAATAGTGAGTTCATAACTGTCACCTTCACATACgcaacaaaaatgtgttttcatgctGGGAGTACGTCTCAATCTCTTCAGTTTAATAAAAAACCCTGTGAATATTCTGCTCTGTCTATAATCTCTAGTGGTAGAATAACCTGGAGACTGATTGATCtttaatgtttaataaaaagtATCTGTTACAGCCAACGCTGTCATAGTGGAAGAACATTTTTAATTAGTGGCCCTAAAACACACAGCCTTCTGGAAAACATCTCGGATGTAAACACCTTTAGACTGCTAAAAAGCCAACATACAAAACACAACTCTTTTGGCACCTGCCCCTGTAGCTTCCAAAACTCCAGAAACCTGGCAAATCTATGAATTATCAACTTGTCTCCTCAACTATATTTCAGTTTTCTGGGGTTCAGGTACTCCGCAATTCCCCTTTGAAAACTGGTAGGAGGATTTACACCATTTTCTAGAGAGACTgtattatacagaaaaaaaaaccccaaactataaTCTCTCCCCCCAGTCTTCTCCCTAATACCTCTTCATCTGCCTCATCACTGACTAGCAATGCAGTTAATAGTTGGTCACAGGAACTAAGAAAAACCTGTTCTCactattttctctgcatttagCTTCTACCAGGTGTCTACAGTCGTGAGCTCTGCAAGCCCAGTCCaattttacttctcttttctgtgttctATGTTCCTCATCATGTCTACTGCTTTTATTGCAACTaaatcatttttatgttttgctaAGGCATAGTAAGAAACTGATAAAACTAAATGACAATTTAGACACCTATTTGAAGTTACATTAAACTTTACATTCGTAGAAGACAAGTGGATAAACCACTCTCTCAGAATGGTAAACCTTTTACTGCAGTGTATAAAGATGAATGGTTTTACCTATATTTTGAAATGGGATACCTACAGATATTAATTTAACAGATTCATTGCTAGCTAGTCTATATTACAgatttgtttcattaaaattcacAACAGTATAAATCTATGAATCTTTAACTGTATTTGTACTTCCTTGAGAAGAGGCTGCGCATTCTTCTCCGATCTTAATTATCTTTGTTCTGCCTAACTATATAGGACTTCTGTACTCAACTCTCTCATCACCTCGATTGAcaaattaagtaaataaaaaaggtCCCTGTTTTATTTTGATGTAATTACATTCACTGTATAAGACTTGAAAGAATACTTAATCAGTAAAtttatgcacagaaaaaaaaagcaaacaccaatATTGAAAGGcagcaacacaacaaaaaaatcatggaTATTAAAAACcagtttgtgttttcttggaCATATTTCTCCACTGAGTAAAAGCACTAAAAACTATTCTGTACATTACAGAATAGATCAGCCTAGCATTTgtcccagattttttttaatcttccaaatTCCTATTTGCAGATAAGTGTTATTTTTTGTGATCCTTACAGACATTAATGAAGTTCCTATTGTAAATCTATAAAGAATTACCAACTGAAGTGTGCACTTTTTGTTTCATTGCAATAACTCAGTGCTGTGTGATTGCCTGGGTTAATGATGAAAAAGTCAAATATACTATCAGAGCTGATGGAAAAATCTATCAccaatctgaaattaaaattcatcTGTGGTCAATAAGATTTAATATCCATGCAAGTGGCGCTGTAAAGAGTAAATGAATCAATGTCATCAATACATAATCAGTATGAAATATGATGTGAATAAAATTATGTGCAAGAGTCATACATTCACTCTTTTCTGGACCAGGGTGGAATGAACAGTCTCTTAACTCAAGGTTGACAGTAATTGTTACAAATTAGGCACAGCAGTTATCAAAATGCACTCACTTGCATAGCTTTAGGACTTATTAAGGAGATTGAAATGGATCTAAAACTATCTGGTTTCAGAGTTACAGGACAACTGTTGAtcagaaaattttttttcttcttcttctctatATGATTTGTACAGTCATTATTTACTCATTTAGCTAGAAACCAAGAGCTATCAACCACAGAGATATACAATCTCTAGTTGAGCTATTAGTGTTATGGAGCGATAAGAAAATAGCACTTTGGTTTTTAAATCTGAGTTATGACAtataaaacagacaagaaaatacttcagaaagagTGCCCCAGCATGCTTCCTCAACTAAAACCTTAATAGTAAAGTGAAATACATTGGTTTAGTTCAGGAACCTTCTCTTCAGAAGACATTTATTTCCATATTAAAGGATCTAATTTTCCTCCCACAGACACCTGCTCTCTTGTAGCCCTTAATTTcaagattataaaataaaacGTTTCTCTTTGTTAAGAGCTTATATTAACGTATGCTCTCCATTTCGCTTTGTACATAAGGAGTTCAACAGCTGTACAGACGCACATgcccaaaccaaaataaactgACTCACCCTACATGTCATAGTTAAAAGGTTAGTATTTTCTCCCCATACCCCATGCCTAAGTTATTTAAGGTAAGTTCAGTTACTTAAAGGTCTCCTTGCAGGGGTGGGGAATGTCCACTattagaatgaaaagaaattgatCTTCATTTAGCTCTAATAAAGCTTATTAGTAATTGTTGAGTATTCACCTTCTGGTCTGGCAGTAGTGGATTACTCTGAAGTGAATTCAAATGGCCATTGATGAGAGCTGTAGGTCTATCATGTTCACAAAATAAACTGCCATTGATGTAGTGAAACCGATCTCCGGGGACCAGGCGATTCCGGCAGGTAGAGcatgtaaaacactgaaaaaggaaagaggcagcAAGTGAAACTACAGCACAAATTAAGTATGCTGCAGGTTTGAAAATTACACTTCAGAGACTGCAAGTACAGTTGAGATACAGAGCTGCTTGGTTTCTAGCATCTCCAAATATGGCATTAGCCTTACCTGTTGGGACTACGCAGTACATAACTCAAGTATAGTTTTACCGATTACGAGGGAACAAAGCTACACACTAAGGGGAGCCTTGTAATATATACTCATATTTCTAGTtattgctttgcatttcattcatAAGCAGATGCAGATTTTATACTAAAGCAGCACGGCAGTACTAATCAGCcactaaaaaaaatacacagaaaaaccCCTCACCTTAAGATGATAGACGTTGCCCTGTGCCCTCATGACCAGCTCACTAGCAGGAATGGACTGTCCACAGGCACTGCAAGCACCGCTATTTCCAAATAACCTGAAACAGAGGTGATGATCATGAATAATTTAATACACAGGAGGCTCTAAGCATTTTTGCACATCACTGCAATGGTTTATTACACAACTATTTTAGACTTCTGAACCCCGTCTTCCAACTTGCTTACATGTCATAAtatgaaaaagtacatttttgtgTAACAACTGGTAGCTTCACCCTACCTTGGATGCGGTTACACAGGATTTAATCAGAAATATTGACTTACACCTCTGGAAACACAAACAATTCTGTACTACACACATTTTATCAGATTACTGGgttcatcataaaaaaaaaagatacaattcATGACTGGAGTTTAAATGCATTGTGTCCTTGAAATTATATGAAGAACTCTTTTGTACTTTAATCATATCTTGAGATATGAGTCATCAAAAGGGTTAAGAGGATTTGATTGTATATCTAAGaagacatcatgctcagtgtattgAAACTCCAGTAAACCTCCATCAGTGCAGAGTTTCCATTAGAAACTCTCTGCTATCCAGGTTGATATATAATGTGTATGGGTTAACCTTTTCAATCATGGTGTCAACACTTTAGATTTGCCTCTGCTCATCTCTTTCATCCtaaccttctctctctcttgatAATGAAATGCTTGCTCCAACTTCCCTCTATCTGCTCCTGAGTCCACAATTTAGATTACTTCATCTCTGCTAGCAACAAACTGAATGAAATTTCGATTTGAGCAGAAAGTAATTTACCGGGATCTGGACCCATTTGTCATCATATCTCTCTGGGTGTTTGCTGTATCACTGCAGTTTTCCTATGCAATCAAATGAGACCACAACATCtgccattgggggggggggcacacgcagtggggggaggggggaaataggCAGAAGAGTggtgaagaaaaatatatacataattcTTCAAATCCATTTAAAGGCACAACGCATCGATTCAAAACATAATACAATAATGATTATTGAGTTCTACTTTTACAGGCTGCGTTAGCTAGAATTAGAAAACCTTTATTTGCTTTTGCGTGCGTCTCtaatatacacaaatatttataaagactACCACAATCATTTTGcagtaaaaaaggaaactgaactAGCCAGCAGGGTCACAGACCCACTTTTCTGCACGATGTAAAACACAGTAATAGGATTTACAAATTAGCGTATTGGTGtcataataaatattaatatttgcatCTCCTTCCTGTCCAAATAAAGTCATAAAATTCTGTTTGTGTCAACCTAGGAGACGCATTACAACAGAATACCCGTAATCTGAATGATTGCAGTGTGcctctgtataaaaataattgctttgaaTTTTCAGAATCTGAGCTTGCAGCGGAGGCTTGTCATGTTCAAACTACTAATTTGCTGTCGCCACTTTATTGAAAATAGCCTGTAAGTTGTTATTAAATGTATCGACTGAACGACAGAGAGAGTAGTAAAACTGCCCCTTAAGATGGCTTTTAATAGGAAGCTGAGAAACAAATTTTGCAGCAGCATCGATTTGAAGAGTTCAATCAAAACTCCATTTCAAAACTAATTAGTCTGAGATCCACGACACATTGACACGGTCTTGCAGAATCACAGTGGTTACAAAGGGAAAGCTGAACTAATACATTGTCAGGACCTCCAGCCAACGGGACTAAACTGTCTGGAAACTAAGGGTCCATTACTGGGGCATCTTCTAAATCAGCACCAGTTCCGAGTAGCTACATGATGCATTGAAGTTACTTCCAAAGCTTTACgatatgcattt contains:
- the LMO4 gene encoding LIM domain transcription factor LMO4, with translation MVNPGGSSQPPPVTAGSLSWKRCAGCGGKIADRFLLYAMDSYWHSRCLKCSCCQAQLGDIGTSCYTKSGMILCRNDYIRLFGNSGACSACGQSIPASELVMRAQGNVYHLKCFTCSTCRNRLVPGDRFHYINGSLFCEHDRPTALINGHLNSLQSNPLLPDQKVC